In the genome of Maribacter forsetii DSM 18668, the window TATGAAGAAGAATTTTTAGAAGGTTATCACGAAGAAACCGAAGCAGAATTCCATGAGCATATAGATGTACCTGCTACTGCTCCTGCAGGAGAATATCATATCATATTTACTGTTGAAGATGAAGATGGTGACACTATTGAATATGAAACGCATATAGATGTTACTGCTTAATTAATAAAACAAAACCGCATAGCACAAAAGCGTGCTGTGCGGTTTTAAAACTAATCTTATGAAATCTACATTCAAACATTTTTATTTTTTATTCATCATACTGCTAGCTGCGGCGTGTTCCAGTGATGACAGCACTGAAATAGACGAAGATAAACCAACTATCAGTGTTAATTATACTGCTGGTTTTCCTCAAGGCTGTGCTTTACTTTCCAGAGGAGAAACTTATAATTTTAGGGCTATGGTGACCGACAACAGCGAACTTGCTGCATACAGCATTGATATCCATCATAATTTTGACCATCATACCCATGATGACCAAGTAACGGAATGCGAATTAGGCGAAATTCAAAGCCCTGTTAATCCTTTGATTTATGTAGAAAACTTTACAATTGAAGGATCCTTGACCAGCTATGAAATTAATATTCCCGTAACCATCCCAACTGATATTGATACGGGCGATTACCACTGTGCCTATTCGGTTACAGATGCCACCGGCTGGCAAAGTAGAACATCTATTGATATTAAAATAGTAGAATAAACAGCATAGAAAAATATACTTTGTTTTTAACTCTATTGGTTGCGGTGTTTAACATTATAATCAAATGGTTTTGATACATAAAATTAATTATAGAATGAATTTTAAAATTAACAAGACATTACAATTTTTACTACTTCCAATAATTCCCCTAATGCTTTTACTTCATTCTTGTGACAGTAATGACGACGAAGAAATTAATTTAATATCCCCTACGGTATCAGAAGTTGAGGTAGGATTATTTAATAATGAACTTGGAGTGGTAGGAGAAGATTTTCACTTTAATGCAGAGTTTTTAGCAGGTGACTTATTAGATCTGGTTACTATAAATATTGAGCAAAGAGAAGGAGAAACGTATTCAACAGATTGGTCTTTTGAAATGGTTTGGGATAAATATCAAGGTTTAAAAAATGCTACTATGCATCAGCATTTTGATATACCTGCAGAAGCACCTAAAGGAATTTTTGATTTTATAATAACTGTTACAGACCAAAACGGAACATCTTCAGAAGAAGTCAGAAACATTGAATTGATTGATGCTGCAGATTTTCCAGAAGTTAATCCGCATGTAGATGTATTTGGAGTAGACAAGATAAATGTTGAGGGCACGGGAGGATTTAACAATTTTTACAATAATGGCGAATTCAGAAATCCTGATGAAGCATTTTTTAGCACAAACGAGTCAATATGGTCATCCATACAAATAGGAGAGATAAAGGGAGATGGTATTATGTATGGTCTATTAATCAAGAAAAGTCACAACCACAAGCCTGAAACCTTAGAAGCCATTGATTTTTCTAAAGTTATCGTTACAGAGGTTAAAGAACACTCAGGTTTTGAAGAGGTTAGAACTTTTGCCAATAGTTATAATACAAACTTTAATAACCATTATATGTATGGGGTACCTCTTAAAATTGGTGCTTCGGAAGACAACAATTTTCCAGAAGCCACCCCCATTACAGAAGATATAGCTTGGGAGAGCGGTACTTACTATTATGGGGTTGTATATTATAATTTCACATACTTAAAAAGTGCATTTCAATATATCGAATTCGATATTGTTATCGAGTAAGATATTAGATAAGCGAGATTTACTACTACGATTTTGTCATATTTATTTAGTAAATACATATTTTATTCTCTTTTGTAAGAAATAGAACGTAGTAAAATTGCTTCTTTCTAGATCAAGTGGTGATTTCTATTTGAAATCACCACTTTATTTCTGATATTACCTGACCGAATTCATCATTTTACTATAATAAATTACATCAATGACCAAATCCTCCTTTTGCATTCTAGTATTAATCTTATTTATCATCACCTCTTGTAAAACTGAAAAGAAAAAAGATTTTACAATTGAACGTTCTAAAGATATAGCAGCTAAAAACAAGGCTCACAATGAATTGTTGGATATTGAAAAAGAACAGGGTTGGAACTTACTTTTTAATGGTAAATCATTAGAAGGCTGGCATCTTTTCAATAAACCAGATTCCACCAAATTTTCTGCTTGGGAAGTAAGAGATGGTATGATTTTTTGTAATGCTACGGATGAAAGTAAAATATTTGGGGATTTAGTAACCAATAAGGCTTACGAAAACTATGAGTTGCAATTTGATTGGCAAATGGCACTTAGAGGAAACGGTGGTGCATTTATCAATGTGCAAGAAACTCCTGAATAC includes:
- a CDS encoding DUF4625 domain-containing protein, with the translated sequence MNFKINKTLQFLLLPIIPLMLLLHSCDSNDDEEINLISPTVSEVEVGLFNNELGVVGEDFHFNAEFLAGDLLDLVTINIEQREGETYSTDWSFEMVWDKYQGLKNATMHQHFDIPAEAPKGIFDFIITVTDQNGTSSEEVRNIELIDAADFPEVNPHVDVFGVDKINVEGTGGFNNFYNNGEFRNPDEAFFSTNESIWSSIQIGEIKGDGIMYGLLIKKSHNHKPETLEAIDFSKVIVTEVKEHSGFEEVRTFANSYNTNFNNHYMYGVPLKIGASEDNNFPEATPITEDIAWESGTYYYGVVYYNFTYLKSAFQYIEFDIVIE
- a CDS encoding 3-keto-disaccharide hydrolase codes for the protein MTKSSFCILVLILFIITSCKTEKKKDFTIERSKDIAAKNKAHNELLDIEKEQGWNLLFNGKSLEGWHLFNKPDSTKFSAWEVRDGMIFCNATDESKIFGDLVTNKAYENYELQFDWQMALRGNGGAFINVQETPEYKATYNTGVEYQLLEPEHMDTKTPLKRPGTIWGLAPQLNTVEANPVGQWNTTRIIQQNGKIQFYLNGVLTAQEEINSAAWKNKVANSKFKNAPGFGKATQGKIAFQNWYFESWFRNIKIREL
- a CDS encoding DUF4625 domain-containing protein — translated: MKSTFKHFYFLFIILLAAACSSDDSTEIDEDKPTISVNYTAGFPQGCALLSRGETYNFRAMVTDNSELAAYSIDIHHNFDHHTHDDQVTECELGEIQSPVNPLIYVENFTIEGSLTSYEINIPVTIPTDIDTGDYHCAYSVTDATGWQSRTSIDIKIVE